The following nucleotide sequence is from Fibrobacter sp. UBA4297.
CAAATCGTCAGAGCCGCTATAAAGCTTCATTTCTCGGATTTGTACGCCTTTAGACGGTAAGTCGGTCGTCTTGAATCGGAGTGCTACATAGCGAGCGCGCGTTGTGGCAAACTTGTATTTTGTTTCGCCGCTTGTGACCTTGACCGTACCCCATCTCTTTAACTTGTTTTCGAGATTCTGGTGAACGCCCGGGTATTCGGCATATTCGTCCGTCCAGTACGAAAGTTCAAAAGACTTCGGACGGAGATTACCCCATTCGACGATGATGGAATCGAGGTCTTTCTTTTCGGGAAATTCTATGACGACCCAAGGTGGATCTTTCGGGTCCAAAATTTCGCCCCACCACATGGTGTTCATGTTGTTATCGGCAAGGTGACTGCGACGGATAAAACCATAGTTGTCCTTGGTCGTGCCACGGTAAATCGTTTCTCCGAGGAATCCTGGAGCCCAATCTGTGTCGCTTGGCGTCCAGAGGCCGGTGCTGTCGTATTTGCCGGCGCCGTTCCAGTGGTAGTCATTGCTCAAGCTCCCGTTCGGGAAACGGAAAATCGTGTAGCCGCCATCAACGAGGGCGGGCGTCATGTCGTAATAGCGCGTAGGCGGATTCCAAATGGCAAGATCCGCGCCCATCATGTTTTGCTTGTTGATGACAACGCCCGGATGCGCATCGTCAATCTCGATGATGTTCTGTGCTGCAAGCGCGGAAATTGTCGAAATTGCAAGTGCTGTGCTGCACAAACGTTGTTTGAAATTCATTTGACCTCCTCGAAAATGGGGTAGGGTGCACTGTTGAAATTTATTGGATTTCTAGCTTGCTAAAAGTTTCGTAATGGTCAGCGGTGTAGTAAATAACGCAATCGCTTTGATAGACAAGTCGCTTGGTGCCTCGGTTCTTGGTGGAGTATTCGATATCTGCTTCGTGGTAGGAGCCTTCTGGCAATGTTGCATGATAGTTGCTTGCGTTGGATGCGTAATTGTTGAATTTGTCACCACCAATCATCACGCCGATGGTTGTCCACGGGTTGAAATTCCACTTTTCAAATGTCTTGCCGGTCTTGGATTCGTAAAGTTGTTGGCCTTCGTCTTTGCCAACATAGTTGCTTGGCAACTTGTCGAACTTGCACAGGTATGCCGCCACGGAATCGCGAGTCGTGTATTTGCCTGATTCTTGAACCGCTTCGTAGATACTTTTGACTTCGACCGAAGAAGAACTCGCTACGCTACTAGACGAGATTGCTTTTGTACTGGAAGAACTTTTGGCTTGGCTGCTTGATGATGTTGCTTTGGAGCTAGAGGATTTTTCTGTAAAACTACTGGATGATATTTTTACGCTTGACGAACTTTGGGCTGTACTGCTTGATGAAATCTTCTTGGTGCTGGAAGAACTTGAAACAGGGCTGCATGAAGAGGAAGAGTTTTCTTCATATTCATCGTTGTCGGCGGGGGCCGAAACGCTGCAGGCGACCGTGGAAATGGAAATGGCGGTGACGAAAAATAATGTCAGGATTTTTTTGATTTTCATGTTTTAAAATGTACTAAAAACGATTTTTACAACATGGACTTTGCATAACCTCGAATGGCGTTAGGGCCTAATTCTAATGTTTGTTCTTCTTGACAAGACTTTTTTGTTGACGATGTACAATAGGTATGCCGCAAAAAATGAAATTAGCATGGTCAAAATGTTCGAAGAATCTTTATCGAGAAAGTCTATGAAATCAAAGAATAATTTGTATATAAATATGTGGCACAAATACAACTCTAATGACATTAATCCAAAGACGGTAAATATTTTATCGATTGTTTTGAATTTTTCAAAAAATTTTGCAAGGAGAATGCAAAGAACAGGCGTTATGATAATGTAGGGGAGGTAGGCGAGGGAACAGGTCTGCAGAGCGTAGAAAAAATAGGTCTGGAATATGAATAAAATAATCGTTGCGATAAACGCGGCAGCCAATCCGATTGCTTTTAGCTTTTTTGTGAGTCTAATGTTGCAACCGTCTTTTGCCCAGTGGCCAAAAATAGCGCCTATGAAAAATATCGGAATCCTTGCGTAAGTGAGGATGATGAATCCGCCGTAGTTCTTGTTGTTGTAGCAAAGAATGCAGGTTAAGGCGTAGATTAACATTAATGAAAGTCCTGCCCCGATGAAATAGAAGGATGCTTTAATCCCATATTTTTTGAACAGCTTAAAGTAAATGGGGTATATTGCGTACAAAAAAATAATGCATGAGATAAACCACGTCTCATCACGGTATCCAATCCAATAGCCTAATGTTGTTGCCTTGCATATCAACAAATAAAACGCTCTGGTGCTAAAATCCATTTGAGCTAAGAAAACGATGCCTGTCACAACCCAAAATTCGGGAATGATACGGAAAAATCGGCTCTTATAATATTTCTTTAAATCAAAATTTTTTCTGGATAGCGAATAGTAAAGACCGAAACCGGACAAGAATAAGAAAATGTCTACGCCGCCATAACCGACAGACCTGATAAAGTCAATGAGGGCTATGTCTGTGGGCACGCGTAAATGAAACAGCATCACCCATATTATTGCAAGCCCCATAATGGCGCTTCGGTGTTTTGATAACAATTGGAGTGTTTCGTTCATTTGAATCTCGTCCCTTCGCTGGTACAAATAAATCTAATTGCAAAAAGGAAAATGAAGTGATAATTGAGTGTAAAAAGTTTTATTTTAAGACGTAAATGGAATGATAAACTGGAAAATTGAAGAAAATATTTTTATTAAAAATTATATTTCATACGTAAAACAAGGAGGATTTTATGCAAATGAGTTACGTTGAATGGGTTTGCCCGGAATGCAAAACGAAAAATCGTGAATCGTGCAACAGTTGGATGTACGGGAGCCCGATTCGTGAGTGCAAGGCCTGCCGTAGCGAATATTTGGATCGGCGGTGGCGCGAAGTCGCTATAGACGGATTTGACCCGCGCAGTAATAACTCTAGTTTTTTTCTGAAAGGTGCTTTGGTCCTTTTGGCAATTGCGGCCATTTGTGGTGCCCTTATTTGTTTCCAATCGGGTGGGGGAGGCTTTTCGATGAAAATTTTGCTTGTGGGCGTGTTTAGTGCCCTTGGGGCTCTATTCTGCATGTTTAATTTTTTGCGAATCAAACTCGGTTTCCAAAGCAAGGATGACGACAAGTTTATGGCTGAATCCAAGGCTCGCTTGAGTGATTCGCTGTATGTCGAGAAATTGCGGAAGTATGGCTACAAAGTCTAGGGCGAAACTAGCGTAATTATCATAAGGTCTAAAAATGCGCATTCTTGAAAAAATTAGTGAATTTATCGGTAAGTGGATGGTGATTGTAGTTCTCGCGATTGCGGCACTCTCGCTATTTGTTCCGAAATCGACTCTCTGGATTGAGCTCAGTTGGGTGAATTACCTTTTAATGGTTGTGATGTTTGGTATGGGGCTTACGCTCAGGCTCAGCGACTTTGCGCTCGTATTTGCACGCCCGAAAGAAATCATTATTGGATGCGCGTCGCAGTTTGTCGTGATGCCAGCTCTTGCGTTTTTGCTTTCGAAGGCGTTCGGGCTTGATGCCGCGCTGATGGCAGGTGTCGTTCTCGTGGGCACATGCCCGGGAGGCACTTCGAGTAACGTCATCACGTATCTTTCGAAAGGCGATGTTGCACTTTCTGTTGGCATGACGAGCGTGAATACGCTGCTCGCTCCCGTGCTGACTCCGGCGATTACCTATTTGCTGCTCAGAACAACGGTCAATGTCGATGTGATGGCGATGTTCCTCTCCATCGTGAAGGTCGTGATTGTGCCGATTGCGTTAGGGTTTGTTATCAACAAATTCTTTGGCAAATGGACGGCGCGGGTGGTCAAAGTCTTGCCGCTCATTTCTGTGGTTGCTATTGCGATGATTGTTGCGGCTGTCGTTTCGCACAATGCAGCGAAGATTCTCTCTACGGGCGCTATCGTGTTCGCGGTGGTGATTTTGCACAATTTGCTCGGTTACGGTTGCGGCTTTGGACTTGGAAAATTGCTGAAATTCTCGACGCCCAAAACTAAAGCGCTTTCCATCGAAATTGGCATGCAGAATTCAGGGCTTGCCACAAGTCTTGCAGCGACCGCGTTCTCGGGCCTTGCCATGGCGACAGTCCCCGGCGCCATTTTCTCCGTATGGCATAACATTTCCGGTGCGATTCTCGCGAATGTTTACCGCCGTTGGGACAAGTAAGTTATTTCTTCTTTGCAGATAACTTCTTGAATTCAGTGCGGGCCTTTTTCATGTCGGCGAGGAAAGTCTCGTCATTATGCAGACTTGCAAATGCAGCCGACACGAGAACCTTCGAGGCATCAACATCGCTTTGCCAGTGGAACCCGGCAATCACGCGGCTTTGTCCCCATTCATAAGCGTACTTCAACAACGCATCTTGTGCGGATGGATTGATTTCAACAAGCAACATTGCCATGGACCATGCAAGAATCGTATGCCCTGACGGGTAAGAGCCATTCTTTCTTAAGAGTTCTTCATCTTTAGGAACGAGCGTCGGTTCATTGAAACGGTCGAACGGTCGACGCCTCATGTAGTGCTTCTTCGGGACTCGGCCTACTTGGCGGAGCGTTGCTATTCCGCGCTCAATTACGTTCATGATGGCGGGAGTCTTTTTTGCAGAAATCTCCAAGCCGAAAGGTTCGCTGAACATCCGAAGCATATCTTCTATATTGTGCGTCGATTGTGCAATTGCGAGTGCTGCACGTGCGGAATCGGCTCGCATCGCCTTGCCCCACATGTATTGCGAGATGTCGTACATGAACTGGACGGACGTTGTTTCGGGCGGCGCGGGGTAGAAATTGAGCGCGTTCGGAAGCGCGTCTGCCTTGACGTATGGTTTGACATCGGTTGCGAAACTGCAAAGAGTTGCTCCGCAAATGGCGAGGGCGAAGATTGATTTTTGAAGAATTCTAATCATATTTTAAAGATATATTTTTAAAAATCGCATGAACGCTTGTTGCTGCAATGAAATGCGCATTAATCGCGTTCGTAAAAAAGTTGCGTGTTGCGGTGCCAAGCCACTTTGCGGTAAACCGGCTCCAATAGTGAATCGTTTTCGTTCAAAAAGAACATGTGCCTTTTCGTGCACATAGACACTAATTGCACGCAATAACGCGCTGTCGCTTCTGTGTGATGCTTTCTGTGGAAGCACGAAAGCATCAGCAAGTGGTCGTTTTCCATTGCTTTTTCAATGGTGCCACGGTAAATGTGGGGGAGGTTGCAACCGCGAATCCAGACTGCAAATGCACCGTTCGCAAGTGCAATGTCCAAAATGCGACGTTCCGCATCCGAATGGAACGTGCCCACAAGGCACTGGTGGAACCGCCCTGCTTCTGCGGCCCATTGCTCCAGTCGATAATCATCTGCGTCAAAGTCTCTCGACGCGAAAACACCGATTTTCGTTTCTGGCCCATACCACAAGCGTTTCGCCCCTGCTGTGTTGATGCCAATAAGTTTGATTTTGTTCATATTTTTGCTCCCTTAAAAAATAAAGACCGCCCCGCTTGCGCGGACTGCGATCTAATAACATCACCCTTTCTGGTGCTGGGTGAAATATACAATTATAATTTGGGAAAAACAAGTGTTACAAATTATGGGTAAAACGGCGAGCGTATTTGCGAAGTCTCTTGCATCGGGCGAAAAGAACTGTAGCCAAAGACCGTTTTCAGAATTTCAAGTGGAGTTTGCATATTATCCTAATTATCGATATCACCCTTCCAGTCGTTTTTTCCGTTCTTCCCAGTCGGGCATGAACGTCGCTAGTTGCTGATAGAATTTTTTTGAATGATTCGGGTATAGGAAATGCGTAAATTCGTGCGTAACGACATATTCAATGCACGACACTGGCATAGCGATTAGTGCTGTATTGAATGTCACAAATCCCTTTTTCGGAGAACAGGAACCCCAGCGAGAAACCATTTCGCGGAGCTGGATTTCTGGGAACGCGACGCCATATTTTTTTACTTGTGGATAAACCTTCTTGCAAATAGCCGTTATTTCATCTTTGCATTTTTTGCGGAGCCATGTTTCAAGCACACGCTTTTTCAAATCGGCATCTTGCACATCCTTAACATATAACGTCACGTAACTTTCGTCTGATTCTACTTTACTGCGCGATGCATTCTTTATTTTGAGACGCAAGTTGCGGCCCAAGAACTTGACCGTTTCGCCATTGACAAATTTGTTCTCTGAAACAGTCTCACGGTTTTTGTCCTTGAACTTTTTGAGTGCGCGCAATATGTATGCCGATTTTTCCACAACGAATGCGTCAACCATCTTCGCAGCCACATCTTTGGGTGCCGACACATAAACACATTGGTCGGCACGGATACGCAGATTAATATTCTTGACAGGCTTTCGCTCAAGCGTATAACTTATCGCGTTGCCTTCGGCCTCAACGGTACGGAGCATCAAAATCTCCTCATGGCGACATTCAGTACGCTTTCTGTGATTTTGTCGATATCGTCAAAATCTACGGCAAAGCCCTTGTCGTTTTCCAGCTCATAGAACAAGTCGTCGATATCCTGCCTAATACGGTTGTGAATGTCGATATTCGTTTTCCAGTCAACGGTATCATGCGCTCGCACGATCTGCGTTATCTTCTGCGAAATAGTCGCGATGGTTTCAGAATCCATATTGTATTTTTCAGAAAGCACGGGCATGGTAACGCCATAAAATGCTTGCGCATCCAAATCACCCGCAATCTTTTCCGGGAACTTCTGTTTGGTATCGCCCCTACGGAAATCACCTAATACCTCAAACATCTGCTTGAGGTATTCCTTTTCCGAAAGAATTCGATTCTTGAATTCTTCCAAGACGGCGTTGATTCTCTTGGAGAAACTGTCGTAAAAGGCAGGGTCTTCATCGCGGTTCAGTTTTATACGTTTTGTAAGGTGCGATACAATCGCATCGGCCTTAGACCTGTCCGACGGCAATTTGTTAACGACCTTGTCGAAATCGCCGATATTCATAATATCAATCGGTTCGTAAATCTGCTGTACATCCTTCACTGACATGTAAGTATCCAGCAGGTTTCGCATTTGCGGTTCGTATTCCGAATTATCGAGCGCATCGGCATAGCGGATTTTCACGCTGCGGCGAATCTTCGAGAAAAATACGAAGGTATCGCGGAACATTTCGATTTCTTTGCGTTCGAACGCGGCAAAAGCCTTCACGGAGTTCATCACCATTGTAAAAGCGCGGCCATATGCGCAGAGAGCATCGTAAAATTTGGCACGGACTTCTGTATCTGCCAAAAAGATTTCAATCTCTTCCGTATCCTCCTTGTTCTTGACCGGTGCGAAAACATCCCATAGTTGCGAATAGGTCTCGCGGAGGCGCGCCACGCAAGTCATGACATCGACAACGACACCCTTGATGTCCGCCGAATCGTAATTTTCAAGTCCAGCACCGCTATACACTTCCATGGCGGCGTCCAACTTGCTAATTAGCCCTCGATAATCTACAATCAGGCCGAAATCCTTGCCTTCGTAAAGACGGTTTGTGCGGGCAATGGCCTGTAGCAGCCCATGATCCTTAAGTTCCTTGTCTATGTAAAGAACTTGCGTTCTCGGGGCGTCGTAACCCGTAAGCAACTTACTGCAGACAATCAAGATGTCTATTTCGCCATCGTAGAACTGGCTTTTCAGCGTATCTTCGTAGTCGTCGGCATCGTCATACTGCTTCATCATCTTGTTCCAGAAGCTTACAACAAGGTCATCGGAACTTTCGTCAACATCGTCATGGCCTTCACGCATATCCGGGGCCGAAATCACCACCTCAGTCCTGATGTCGCAAAGGGTATCGAAAATTTGCTTGTAGCGCACGGCATCACGTTTAAAATTACACGCCAGCATCGCCTTGAATCCCGATTCCTTGAAACCGTCCATAAAATGCTGGTAAATATCTATTGCCACACGCCTAATGCGAGAATCACTAGATGTAAGTTTTTGGATGCTGCTCCACTTCGCTTTCAGTTCTGCAATCTGCGATTTGTTCAGCTTTTTCGTCACCATCTTGAACCACAAATCGATATTTTCTTCATCGACTTTCTGGTCCACAAAGCGACCTTCGTATATCAGCGGGACAATCGCCTTGTCCTCGACGCCATCCTTAATCGTGTATTTGTGAATCAGCTTGCCGAACTTATGCAAGGTGTTCTTTTCGTTTTTCAGAAGCGGCGTGCCGGTAAAGCCGATGTAGCAGGCGTTCGGGAATACCGTTCGCATCTTGGTCGCGAGCGAGCCGTAGTTCGAACGGTGGCTTTCATCGACAAGGACAAAAATATCCCTAGAATTATTCTTGACGCCCTGATTATCTACCGTATTGAACTTGTTGATAATCGAAGTGATAACATCAGCCTTGCCTTCGTTAATCAGGTCGCAAAGGTTTTTGCCGCTTGTAGCACGGGCCGGCGTCAAGCGTGTGTGCGTAAACGTCTTTGCAATCTGCTTGTCAAGTTCCTTACGGTCGGTCACGACAATCACTTTGGGACTTACCGAACTCAGTTCTTCAAGAATATACTTGGAAACCATCACCATGGTGAGCGACTTACCCGAACCTTGCGTATGCCAGATGACGCCACTCTGACGGTTGCCCGCCGGGTCATTTTCGGCAATGGTCTTCATAATCGCCTCTACCGCAAAGAACTGCTGGTATCGGCAAATCTTTTTGATGTTGGCATCGTAAACGACAAAATACTTCGCGAACTTGCGCAAGCGTTCTTTTTCAAACAGCGAAATAAGCGTCTTGTCTTGTTCCGTCGGAGTGCGCCCCGCCACAATCTGATCGACAAGGTTCGTTTGCCATTCCGTGTCCTGCTCGCGCCATATATTCCAGAATTTTTTCCCGGTACCCACAGTCGCGTACTTGACCGCATTCTTGTTTGTCGCGACAATCATCTGCACGTATTTGAACAGTTGCGGAATATATTCCGCTTTTTGGTTGCGGATATTCTGCTCGACACCCTTTTCTTCAGAAATATCGGGAGCCTTGCACTCGATAACGGCAAAAGGAATTCCGTTCACAAACACAACAATATCGGGGCGGGCGTTTTTCTGTTTGTCCCAACTGTCGCAAGAGAATTCCTCCGTCACATGGAAAACATTGTTTTCGAAATTGTCCCAATCGATATAATTCAGGTTGAAACTTTTCGTTGTCCCGTCCACCAGTTTTTCCTGATAACTCTTGCCAAGCATCAATGCATCGTAAATGCGTTCGCTCGTTTTTACCAGGCCCTCGGTTAACGGGACATCAAGTTCTGCGATAGCCCTTTCGATATTCTCGGCGGAGAACTTGTATGCAATGCCATTATATTCAAACTGGTTTATTTTCTGGAGCTGTTTGCGGAGGATTTCCTTGAGCAATACATTGTATTGCGTGCCACGCTCTTGGGCCGCATCTTCGGGCGAAATGTAGGTATAGCCCAGCTTCGCCAGCACTTCGATTGCGGGGTACTTGCTTGCATTATCTTCAAGCATCAAGTCTGATTGATTTGTAAAACTCATAAACCTCGTTCCTTTTAACCTAATGTGCCAAAACAATCTGCCATTTTATCCGCCAAGCATAGTCTTACTAACGATCGCTTCGAAGATTTCCGTGCATTTCCGCGTAGATTTTTAAAGTTTGCTTGAATATTGCAACATCTTCAGAGTCTTCAAAATCAATAAAATTTGGACTTCCACAATACAGCCGTTCGTTCAACTTTAGGCATATTCCTCCACGGCCGTTCCACACCTCTTCAATAAACGATATCGGAATATCGATAGATCTATATCCATTCTGATCAAGGCGAATTTCATTTTCTGAATTATGGACCCATTCAAATCGCCATTCTATCTTGTTATTCGCTATTGGAGCAGGGTATACATTCACTTTTCCACCAGAAGGAATATATTTCTTTAACTTCAGATACATTGCCCTAGTTTTATTATCGACCATTCTCTTTTCAACCTCTTCAAATGTCATAAACTGATTGCCAAATTCCGTTCGATACGGGAAACTATATTGTCGCCGATCTCTATCTAGGCAAACACCGACAAGATTTATAGACGGTTCAACATTTATTGCTACAACAAGATTGCCAGAAACTTCAATCGGTACGACTTGAACATCTATTTTAGGGGAGATAATTTCAGAAATGTGTGTATGGACTGTCTTTCTGATTTCTTCAACATTTATGCCGGGAACAAAGCCCGAAGCAACTTTCTTTACTCCATCGGTTTTTTCCGCCACGCCAATTAGCAAAGTTCCACCAAATGTATTGGCGAAAGCTGCCAAATCAATAGCAAAATCTTCTGATTTTTTAGGGCTGAAATATTGCTTATAATCCCAATGAATACTTTCTGATGTCTCACCCAAACGAATGAGTCCTTCAAAATCCTGTGCTGTTTTAAATGGTCTGTAAAGCATCGTCTGACTTTTCTCCAATCACCCCATCTCCTCCAAACACAGTGTCGCATTTGCCAACTGTTGTGTCCAGAATGCATGAGCCATACCATTTTTATATGTCTGTTTCTGCATTCTTATTTGTTTTATATTCCTTATTGAGGTTGCTCGCAAATCATCAAATGCTGTTTGCATAGTTTGGTTAGTAATTTTATCCAAATAGCAAGCAGGAATTAAATGGGCCATTAAACGCCCTGGTTCACTATCCGGGCGAGCATCGTTAGCTATGAAAGATTGTTCCGAAGCAGGAATTGCAAACAAGTCTTTCAAATGAAGAGAATTCAAAACAACAAAACCCTTTTGGTGCGGCAATTCTCCCACAGGGATTTTGCAATCTTCAATTAGCAATAATTTTCCATCATCTTTAAGCAACCGTTTTAAATCTTTAAAAAGAGGAATCCATCTGTTATGAGGAATTTCGTGTAAAACATTACACATCAAAATTAAATCAAACGATTTATCGTCCCTCTTTGTCCGTAACGCTTCCATTGTGTTAAAATATCGAATTTCCGCATCACTATAGAAACATCCGATATTTTTAATACAAGTATTTTTATTTGCGTCATACTCATCAAATGCAACATAATCCAACATTTCTGTATTTATTCTTGAATTCTCTGACAAATTGGAAATCATTCGACCTTTCCCAGCACCATAATCAAGCAAGGAAATTTTTTCCTTACCGCCAGACCATATACTTTCAAGAATTTCTTTTAATTGTCCAAATTGCGGATCTGTTACGTCAGAATCTGCTACACCAGGAGGCAAAAGACATTCAAAAGCAAATCGGTTCGTAGCAAACTCATCCGGAAGATCTATGAACGAATGAAGGCGTTGAATATTTTCTTCATTGCCTAAAAGACCTTCTAAGACTTGTTCCGGTTTTCTGCCTGAATACGAGACCGATCCATCTTTAACATACCAAATACACGACGGATCAAAATGCGAGAGCAGGGCTATTGAATGGGTCGCAATCCAAATTTGTCCCTCAGGGTTCAACTCTCTGATTTTGTCTATCATTTCAATTACTGCTGATGGATGAAGATGTTTTTCAGGTTCGTCCATTACAAGAATATAATCAGAAATTTTAGCCCCTTGTGCATAAATTGCTACGCATAATTGCAAAAGTATTTTTTGGCCATCTGATAATTGCGCTTGTGCAATTGGTTTATCAAAAAGCGTTACTTCCCCATCTGCGTTTCTATCCAATGAAACTTCAAGAAAGCGTTTTACAATACCTTGTAATCGATTTAAATCTTCATTCGCGCGTTCTTTTTCACCATTTTCTCCGTGAAAATGCTGATGAGAAGTATTCCAATATCGATCATAGACATTTTGAATTAAAGAAAGAGATGACTCATATAGATTATGGCATCCCAACGCCTCTGCTTTTTTAGCATTTTGCTTCCATTCATATTGCGGCAAATTACGCCAATCTTTCAATTCTACACGTTTAGGCACATAATCAACTATTTTAATAGTTTCATTTTCCGATAATCCAATATCAATGGGAAAGGGCTTTTTATATTCTGATTCATAGTAACCTTTTTTCTGTGTTAAATTATCTATCTGTTCTTTTAATGCGACAAGGTCGTCTTTCTTTTCAGGGATCCGACTACATTGATCAAACATCTGCTGTAAATTTTGCACACTTAGAGCAGCATCCGTTATTTCTCTAGATAAATTTCGTCTCCTCGCAAAATAATTTTGCCGGTCATTCGCTTGTTGTCGTAACAGTTGCAAAACTCTCGATTTACCAGAGCCATTTTTACCAGCCAACAAAACAACATTGCCCAATTTGGACATTTTAAAAGCTTTTAAGCCCAACCTATCTTTTTCGTCGATATATTCTGTATTAAATTCTGTAATTTTCATACAGTCCTCCTTATTTCACTCGCCATTGACCGATGAGGAGTTTTTGCATCAAGCCTTGTTTCTGCTTTTTGTAGTTTTCGAGGATTTCCTGCAAAACAGCCATTTCCTTTTTTGTAGTTTGAACAAACTGCGCGATTTTCTTTTGCTCTTTTATATCTATTGGCAATCGTAACTTTGCTGACAAGAACTTTTTATTTGTTATGTTAATAGTATTTTTAGCGCCCTTTTGAGCGACCGGATGCAAGTAGTTATTCGCATTTATAGGACTAGAAAAATAGAAGTCCAATATTGCACCTAATTCAAAAGTTTTTGGAGTGAATACGCCATAAAGCGGAGACACAATCACATCTTCTTTAACTAGGCTCTGCTTTACTATTCCCAACGGAAAATCGCCTGTCGGACTTTTGGTGTAAACAATATCGCCATAGTGGACACGATTATAATTAGAAGTATCTTTAGCGGCGAATGATCGTCCCAAATGTTCGATCTGATTTACTAAGCCCTTGTGAACGGAAACAGAAAATACTTCTTCTTTGCCAGTACTTTTATCTCCATGTTCATTTAACACATCAGACAAGGCAATGGTGGACCAGTTCTCATTTTGTCTTTGTTCAGTCCGTCCAAAAAGTTCCTTGCCATATTCCGTTAGTAACGACTCCTTCGCGTCAATGAGTTTTTCCATTTTTTCAATGGCGGAGTCCCAGACCGAAAGCGTCGCTGCAATCTTCTTCTGCTCTTCAATCGGTGGCAAAAGGAAACTAAATGATGCTATTTGCTGGAAATTCAAGCCTTGTCTTCCGCCGCCAACTGATAATAATTCTATTTGTTTTTGAACATCTTTTGACAAAATAAGATTACATACATAACAAGCGTCAGCGCATTCTTTCAACCTTATTATGCAAACATGCTGATTCACATTTGCCGTTTTCACTGTTGCAGGGACAACGCAAGAACGACCAATAGATGCACCTGTAATATTCAATAAAATGTCGTTTGGATGAACCCATGTCCCTTTCATTTTACTATGCTGTTCATCTGAAATAAAGGCTACATCATTTAAATCAAGAAAACCGTTTAAAACATTCTGGCTTCTAATAATGGGAATTCCTGCGTTAAGA
It contains:
- a CDS encoding helix-turn-helix domain-containing protein → MEKSQTMLYRPFKTAQDFEGLIRLGETSESIHWDYKQYFSPKKSEDFAIDLAAFANTFGGTLLIGVAEKTDGVKKVASGFVPGINVEEIRKTVHTHISEIISPKIDVQVVPIEVSGNLVVAINVEPSINLVGVCLDRDRRQYSFPYRTEFGNQFMTFEEVEKRMVDNKTRAMYLKLKKYIPSGGKVNVYPAPIANNKIEWRFEWVHNSENEIRLDQNGYRSIDIPISFIEEVWNGRGGICLKLNERLYCGSPNFIDFEDSEDVAIFKQTLKIYAEMHGNLRSDR
- a CDS encoding restriction endonuclease subunit S, with the protein product MSLPNGWKKIKLGEICNKIGSGSTPKGGREVYLNAGIPIIRSQNVLNGFLDLNDVAFISDEQHSKMKGTWVHPNDILLNITGASIGRSCVVPATVKTANVNQHVCIIRLKECADACYVCNLILSKDVQKQIELLSVGGGRQGLNFQQIASFSFLLPPIEEQKKIAATLSVWDSAIEKMEKLIDAKESLLTEYGKELFGRTEQRQNENWSTIALSDVLNEHGDKSTGKEEVFSVSVHKGLVNQIEHLGRSFAAKDTSNYNRVHYGDIVYTKSPTGDFPLGIVKQSLVKEDVIVSPLYGVFTPKTFELGAILDFYFSSPINANNYLHPVAQKGAKNTINITNKKFLSAKLRLPIDIKEQKKIAQFVQTTKKEMAVLQEILENYKKQKQGLMQKLLIGQWRVK
- a CDS encoding type I restriction endonuclease subunit R, with the translated sequence MSFTNQSDLMLEDNASKYPAIEVLAKLGYTYISPEDAAQERGTQYNVLLKEILRKQLQKINQFEYNGIAYKFSAENIERAIAELDVPLTEGLVKTSERIYDALMLGKSYQEKLVDGTTKSFNLNYIDWDNFENNVFHVTEEFSCDSWDKQKNARPDIVVFVNGIPFAVIECKAPDISEEKGVEQNIRNQKAEYIPQLFKYVQMIVATNKNAVKYATVGTGKKFWNIWREQDTEWQTNLVDQIVAGRTPTEQDKTLISLFEKERLRKFAKYFVVYDANIKKICRYQQFFAVEAIMKTIAENDPAGNRQSGVIWHTQGSGKSLTMVMVSKYILEELSSVSPKVIVVTDRKELDKQIAKTFTHTRLTPARATSGKNLCDLINEGKADVITSIINKFNTVDNQGVKNNSRDIFVLVDESHRSNYGSLATKMRTVFPNACYIGFTGTPLLKNEKNTLHKFGKLIHKYTIKDGVEDKAIVPLIYEGRFVDQKVDEENIDLWFKMVTKKLNKSQIAELKAKWSSIQKLTSSDSRIRRVAIDIYQHFMDGFKESGFKAMLACNFKRDAVRYKQIFDTLCDIRTEVVISAPDMREGHDDVDESSDDLVVSFWNKMMKQYDDADDYEDTLKSQFYDGEIDILIVCSKLLTGYDAPRTQVLYIDKELKDHGLLQAIARTNRLYEGKDFGLIVDYRGLISKLDAAMEVYSGAGLENYDSADIKGVVVDVMTCVARLRETYSQLWDVFAPVKNKEDTEEIEIFLADTEVRAKFYDALCAYGRAFTMVMNSVKAFAAFERKEIEMFRDTFVFFSKIRRSVKIRYADALDNSEYEPQMRNLLDTYMSVKDVQQIYEPIDIMNIGDFDKVVNKLPSDRSKADAIVSHLTKRIKLNRDEDPAFYDSFSKRINAVLEEFKNRILSEKEYLKQMFEVLGDFRRGDTKQKFPEKIAGDLDAQAFYGVTMPVLSEKYNMDSETIATISQKITQIVRAHDTVDWKTNIDIHNRIRQDIDDLFYELENDKGFAVDFDDIDKITESVLNVAMRRF
- a CDS encoding AAA family ATPase, with the protein product MKITEFNTEYIDEKDRLGLKAFKMSKLGNVVLLAGKNGSGKSRVLQLLRQQANDRQNYFARRRNLSREITDAALSVQNLQQMFDQCSRIPEKKDDLVALKEQIDNLTQKKGYYESEYKKPFPIDIGLSENETIKIVDYVPKRVELKDWRNLPQYEWKQNAKKAEALGCHNLYESSLSLIQNVYDRYWNTSHQHFHGENGEKERANEDLNRLQGIVKRFLEVSLDRNADGEVTLFDKPIAQAQLSDGQKILLQLCVAIYAQGAKISDYILVMDEPEKHLHPSAVIEMIDKIRELNPEGQIWIATHSIALLSHFDPSCIWYVKDGSVSYSGRKPEQVLEGLLGNEENIQRLHSFIDLPDEFATNRFAFECLLPPGVADSDVTDPQFGQLKEILESIWSGGKEKISLLDYGAGKGRMISNLSENSRINTEMLDYVAFDEYDANKNTCIKNIGCFYSDAEIRYFNTMEALRTKRDDKSFDLILMCNVLHEIPHNRWIPLFKDLKRLLKDDGKLLLIEDCKIPVGELPHQKGFVVLNSLHLKDLFAIPASEQSFIANDARPDSEPGRLMAHLIPACYLDKITNQTMQTAFDDLRATSIRNIKQIRMQKQTYKNGMAHAFWTQQLANATLCLEEMG